The following coding sequences lie in one Actinomyces capricornis genomic window:
- a CDS encoding RDD family protein, with product MTTQAPPSSERMMEPDLMVTGEAVALEVTPATVASRLLSGLIDYGIYALGLLMTIITVSLVIEEDALGIGQPNDAQLAALFSGLIFLWVVAVPLAVEVLSNGRSAGRLVMGTRVVRDDGGAVRWRHCLVRVLVGVVEIWLSQTLLAVGTSLVTKRGKRLGDLLAGTYVVRERHDMGNGIPFLMPPELSSWAAETDIRRIPGGLSLSVRTFLHRASAMRPEHRHRLGMELAQHIQGFVSPPPPAGTHPERFLAAVMVERRNREFILELRDRALEDSARQEMERPVLGVGAVTGVPGAPRS from the coding sequence ATGACGACTCAAGCACCGCCCTCATCCGAGCGGATGATGGAGCCCGACCTCATGGTCACCGGCGAGGCCGTGGCCCTGGAGGTCACGCCCGCCACGGTCGCCTCCCGCCTGCTGTCGGGGCTCATCGACTACGGCATCTACGCGCTTGGCCTGCTGATGACCATCATCACCGTCAGCCTGGTCATCGAGGAGGACGCGCTGGGCATCGGCCAGCCCAATGACGCCCAGCTCGCCGCGCTCTTCAGCGGCCTCATCTTCCTGTGGGTCGTGGCCGTCCCCCTGGCGGTGGAGGTGCTCAGCAATGGCCGCAGCGCGGGCCGCCTGGTCATGGGGACCCGGGTGGTGCGCGACGACGGCGGCGCCGTGCGCTGGCGCCACTGCCTGGTGCGGGTCCTGGTGGGCGTGGTGGAGATCTGGCTGTCCCAGACGCTACTGGCGGTGGGCACCAGCCTGGTCACCAAGCGGGGCAAGCGCCTGGGCGACCTGCTGGCGGGCACCTATGTGGTGCGCGAGCGCCACGACATGGGCAACGGCATCCCCTTCCTCATGCCTCCCGAGCTGAGCTCCTGGGCGGCGGAGACGGACATCCGACGCATCCCGGGAGGGCTGTCGCTGTCGGTGCGCACCTTCCTTCACCGGGCCAGTGCGATGCGCCCCGAGCACCGTCACCGGCTGGGCATGGAGCTGGCCCAGCACATCCAGGGCTTCGTCTCCCCACCGCCCCCCGCCGGCACCCATCCGGAGCGCTTCCTGGCCGCCGTCATGGTGGAGCGGCGCAACCGCGAGTTCATCCTGGAGCTGCGCGACCGGGCGCTGGAGGACTCCGCGCGCCAGGAGATGGAGCGCCCCGTGCTCGGGGTGGGTGCGGTCACCGGAGTGCCTGGAGCCCCGCGCTCCTGA
- a CDS encoding Trm112 family protein, with the protein MPQDATDHFAAGGSGSPAPQSAGLIDPGLRGILRCPITGEELEEGSIGAAPVLISRGAALAYPVREGVPILLPHEGLPLPA; encoded by the coding sequence ATGCCCCAGGACGCCACCGACCACTTCGCAGCCGGCGGGTCCGGCAGCCCCGCACCGCAGTCCGCGGGCCTCATCGACCCGGGACTGCGCGGCATCCTGCGCTGCCCCATCACCGGCGAGGAGCTGGAGGAGGGCAGCATCGGCGCCGCCCCCGTACTCATCTCCCGGGGCGCCGCACTGGCCTACCCGGTGCGCGAGGGCGTGCCGATCCTCCTGCCCCACGAGGGCCTGCCCCTGCCCGCCTGA
- a CDS encoding metallopeptidase family protein: MTDLYHAGAGGPSARRPRRRRDRHGRGLRGPLMPPSLPAWRTRAERFDALVVATAQDLGRRWPQVEAIQFAVEEVPPSDPAPWEHSVVLGRGFAAEPHAGLPGRVIIYRRPVVSRVSGDEELAEIVRLVVVEQVALMLGRRPEEIDPGAYH, from the coding sequence GTGACCGACCTGTACCATGCCGGGGCCGGCGGCCCCTCGGCGAGGAGGCCGCGCCGGCGGCGCGATCGCCACGGCCGGGGCCTGCGCGGTCCGCTGATGCCCCCGAGCCTGCCCGCGTGGCGCACTCGGGCCGAGCGCTTCGATGCGCTGGTGGTGGCCACCGCCCAGGATCTGGGCCGCCGCTGGCCGCAGGTCGAGGCGATCCAGTTCGCCGTGGAGGAGGTCCCCCCCTCCGATCCCGCACCGTGGGAGCACTCGGTGGTGCTGGGGCGCGGCTTCGCGGCGGAGCCGCATGCGGGGCTTCCCGGCCGGGTCATCATCTACCGCCGCCCGGTGGTCAGCCGGGTCTCGGGCGATGAGGAGCTCGCTGAGATCGTGCGCCTGGTGGTGGTCGAGCAGGTGGCCCTCATGCTGGGGCGCCGCCCCGAGGAGATCGACCCGGGCGCCTACCACTAG
- a CDS encoding stage II sporulation protein M, which produces MDVDAFSAAHRDQWDRLDHLVAMRRLTGQEVDELVALYRSCARHLSRVRTTAPDPQLAADLSRRLAAARGRLTGTRELSLGDARRFLSSTMPAALYRIRWWTVGVMVAEIAIAVIVGVWTLRTPEAMSAVGTPQELEEYATKSFEAYYSTYEAPDFAAQVWTNNARIAALCVASGITGVLPLYVLFQNAASLGVAGAVMADHGIFGQFLALISPHGLLELTCVFVAGAAGLRLFWTLLVPGPRSRGAALAAEGRALITVAIFLTGALAVAGLIEAFVTPAPMPWAVKITIGALALAALWAYTLLLGRRAVALGDTGDLGQDEAGYVLPEAG; this is translated from the coding sequence GTGGATGTTGATGCTTTCTCCGCGGCGCACCGCGACCAGTGGGACCGTCTCGACCATCTCGTGGCCATGCGGCGCCTCACCGGCCAGGAGGTCGATGAGCTGGTGGCGCTCTACCGCTCCTGCGCCCGCCACCTGTCGCGGGTGCGCACCACGGCGCCCGACCCGCAGCTGGCAGCTGATCTCTCCCGGCGCCTGGCGGCGGCACGCGGACGCCTGACCGGCACCCGTGAGCTGAGCCTGGGCGATGCGCGGCGCTTCCTGAGCAGCACGATGCCCGCGGCGCTCTACCGCATCCGCTGGTGGACCGTGGGGGTGATGGTGGCGGAGATCGCGATCGCCGTCATCGTCGGCGTCTGGACACTGCGCACCCCCGAGGCGATGAGCGCCGTGGGAACCCCCCAGGAGCTGGAGGAGTATGCCACGAAGTCCTTCGAGGCCTACTACTCCACCTACGAGGCCCCGGACTTCGCCGCCCAGGTGTGGACCAACAACGCCCGCATCGCCGCGCTGTGCGTGGCCAGCGGCATCACCGGCGTGCTGCCGCTCTACGTCCTGTTCCAGAACGCGGCCTCCCTGGGTGTTGCCGGTGCCGTCATGGCCGACCACGGGATCTTCGGCCAGTTCCTGGCGCTTATCAGCCCCCACGGCCTGCTGGAGCTGACCTGCGTGTTCGTCGCCGGCGCCGCCGGGCTGCGATTGTTCTGGACCCTGCTCGTGCCCGGCCCCCGCTCCCGGGGCGCAGCCCTGGCCGCCGAGGGCCGCGCCCTGATCACCGTGGCCATCTTCCTCACCGGTGCCCTGGCCGTGGCCGGCCTCATCGAGGCCTTCGTGACCCCCGCGCCCATGCCCTGGGCTGTGAAGATCACGATCGGGGCCCTGGCCCTGGCGGCCCTGTGGGCCTATACCCTCCTGCTGGGCAGGCGCGCCGTCGCCCTGGGCGATACCGGCGACCTGGGCCAGGACGAGGCCGGCTACGTCCTGCCCGAGGCCGGCTGA
- a CDS encoding DUF3499 domain-containing protein gives MATLTSVYADSTIVLGPLATEAQPEAYDLCEKHVASFTAPRGWQIIRLATEFAPAPPSEDDLLALADAVREASRTPRPAPQPAEHRPRPGGIVPAPLTGPASGPGQGGLPQPPEVLASEITRRGHLRVLRGDRAVEEE, from the coding sequence GTGGCCACCCTGACCTCCGTCTACGCGGACTCCACCATCGTCCTGGGCCCCCTGGCCACCGAGGCCCAGCCCGAGGCCTACGACCTGTGCGAGAAGCACGTCGCCTCCTTCACCGCCCCGCGCGGCTGGCAGATCATCCGCCTGGCCACCGAGTTCGCCCCCGCACCCCCCAGCGAGGACGACCTGCTCGCCCTGGCCGACGCCGTGCGCGAGGCCTCCCGGACCCCCCGCCCCGCCCCCCAGCCCGCCGAGCACCGGCCCCGGCCCGGCGGGATCGTGCCCGCCCCCCTCACCGGCCCCGCCAGCGGCCCGGGGCAGGGAGGCCTTCCTCAGCCCCCGGAGGTCCTGGCCAGCGAGATCACCCGCCGTGGTCACCTGCGCGTCCTGCGCGGGGACCGGGCGGTGGAGGAGGAGTGA
- a CDS encoding DUF5719 family protein — protein sequence MSHTPGQSPQEDSPRPQDMQDAVEHRQAEGPMTQEAAASPAHASEDPSQEAAAPAEDAAGATHPEGAQTAEADGAEEVPAQAPEAGPSAVEVSAEDGADTTAGDQAGDAPGAERRQAGHGEIGDGEDRGETTGGGPSGSERAETTAGAEDAEEDTASAGTQVPGTANRAPQDPVTQDPESFEAGAADEAMAEAGADQEAGARGSSQTPAPPETPTASEGSAAAATSAAPTRPARRRLRTLRRRRPGAPLSWRRVAHRSAAVASALVLVAGAAGLTWWGRHSPAPMTPSSVEALTIAEQGARTVYVCPGQPGNTLAVTEKGTTTARTLITPVGRAQSIDYRGETLDSEGTTSLDAGTGGVLSIEPAGSQAVSAATVVTSLTNDGDLRGLTAAPCTQPSAVSWIVGGSADLGASADLRLDNPGVTAVTARVSLYGSSGRLSLPSNGEVTIPAGKSQSMLLETSGSQDERIAVSIEADGGSLVPTLVTESLDGETAAGVDVITPGSGPATDLTIPAVQVVDAAEQGETPQDSTGATSSEASAVRVVNPHEEPASVSITMLGPEGPTPLPGAQEVEIDPGAVFDLSLRGVAPGTYGVQVTADRQVAAGVRLVRSAGEYPARSGSLVHDEAWIQPGAGDSGPSSILAVPRGGGLTPAVALANSGDRRTVTLASLDGGWSQEVSLPAGGASTVEVPQDFSAVTVTDSGTGEGLAAATIVTAQATGDAAGTLISVVPAVPDAAASAQREVLLD from the coding sequence ATGAGCCACACGCCCGGGCAGAGCCCCCAGGAGGACTCCCCGCGCCCGCAGGACATGCAGGACGCGGTCGAGCACCGCCAGGCGGAGGGGCCTATGACACAGGAGGCTGCGGCCTCGCCCGCCCACGCCTCCGAGGACCCGTCACAGGAGGCCGCTGCGCCCGCGGAGGATGCTGCGGGCGCCACGCACCCCGAAGGCGCTCAGACCGCGGAGGCGGACGGCGCCGAGGAGGTGCCCGCTCAGGCGCCGGAGGCCGGCCCCAGTGCTGTCGAGGTCAGTGCCGAGGACGGCGCTGACACGACAGCTGGAGATCAGGCCGGTGATGCCCCTGGGGCGGAGCGCAGGCAGGCCGGCCATGGCGAGATCGGCGACGGTGAGGACCGCGGTGAGACCACAGGCGGTGGGCCCAGCGGCTCCGAGCGGGCCGAGACCACGGCTGGGGCGGAGGACGCCGAGGAGGACACGGCGAGCGCCGGGACCCAGGTCCCCGGAACTGCGAACCGCGCGCCCCAGGATCCGGTGACGCAGGATCCGGAGTCCTTCGAGGCCGGCGCGGCCGATGAGGCCATGGCGGAGGCCGGTGCGGACCAGGAGGCCGGGGCGCGCGGCTCATCCCAGACCCCCGCTCCACCTGAGACCCCCACCGCGTCCGAGGGTTCTGCAGCGGCCGCGACCTCCGCCGCACCCACTCGGCCCGCCCGCCGTCGTCTGCGCACCCTGCGGCGCCGGCGCCCCGGTGCGCCGCTGAGCTGGCGCCGTGTGGCGCACCGCTCCGCCGCCGTGGCCAGCGCCCTGGTGCTGGTCGCGGGCGCCGCGGGCCTGACCTGGTGGGGGCGCCACAGCCCCGCGCCGATGACACCATCGAGTGTTGAGGCACTGACCATTGCCGAGCAGGGCGCCCGCACCGTCTACGTCTGCCCCGGCCAGCCCGGCAACACCCTGGCCGTCACCGAGAAGGGCACCACCACCGCCCGCACCCTCATCACCCCCGTGGGTCGGGCTCAGTCCATCGACTACCGCGGCGAGACCCTGGACAGTGAGGGGACCACCTCCCTGGATGCCGGCACCGGAGGGGTGCTGAGCATCGAGCCCGCGGGCTCCCAGGCCGTCAGCGCCGCCACCGTCGTGACCTCCCTGACCAACGACGGGGACCTGCGCGGCCTGACCGCCGCGCCATGCACCCAGCCCAGTGCCGTGTCCTGGATCGTCGGAGGCTCAGCCGACCTGGGAGCCTCGGCCGACCTGCGCCTGGACAACCCCGGCGTCACGGCGGTGACCGCCCGGGTCAGCCTCTACGGCTCCTCGGGGCGCCTGTCCCTGCCCAGCAACGGGGAGGTGACCATTCCGGCCGGCAAGTCCCAGTCGATGCTCCTGGAGACCAGTGGCAGCCAGGACGAGCGCATCGCCGTGTCCATCGAGGCCGACGGCGGCTCCCTGGTCCCCACCCTGGTCACCGAGTCCCTCGACGGGGAGACCGCCGCGGGAGTCGACGTCATCACCCCCGGCTCGGGCCCGGCCACCGACCTGACCATTCCCGCCGTCCAGGTCGTCGATGCCGCCGAGCAGGGCGAGACCCCCCAGGACTCCACCGGCGCGACATCCTCCGAGGCCTCCGCCGTGCGCGTGGTCAACCCCCATGAGGAGCCGGCCTCGGTCAGCATCACCATGCTGGGGCCCGAGGGGCCCACGCCCCTGCCCGGCGCCCAGGAGGTCGAGATCGACCCCGGTGCCGTCTTCGACCTGTCCCTGCGGGGAGTGGCGCCCGGCACCTACGGCGTGCAGGTCACCGCTGACAGGCAGGTCGCCGCCGGCGTCCGCCTCGTGCGCAGTGCGGGGGAGTACCCGGCCCGCTCCGGCTCCCTGGTCCACGACGAGGCCTGGATCCAGCCCGGCGCCGGTGACTCCGGGCCCAGCAGCATCCTGGCCGTCCCCCGGGGCGGGGGGCTGACCCCCGCGGTCGCCCTGGCCAACAGCGGGGATCGGCGCACGGTGACCCTGGCCTCCCTCGACGGCGGATGGAGCCAGGAGGTGAGCCTGCCCGCGGGGGGCGCAAGCACCGTCGAGGTCCCCCAGGACTTCAGCGCGGTGACCGTCACCGACTCCGGCACGGGGGAGGGGCTGGCCGCCGCCACCATCGTCACCGCCCAGGCCACCGGGGATGCCGCCGGCACCCTCATCTCCGTGGTCCCGGCCGTGCCCGATGCCGCCGCCAGCGCCCAGCGCGAGGTCCTCCTCGACTGA